A stretch of the Planktothricoides raciborskii GIHE-MW2 genome encodes the following:
- a CDS encoding class I SAM-dependent methyltransferase, protein MSNPNLCEEIARKIQASEQKRISFAEYMNLALYHPAYGYYTTGAGKIGAGGDFATSPHLCSDFGEMLAEQFWQMWQILGCPVRFQLVEMGAGQGLIAGDVLVYLQYKYPDFFQCLDYVIIENSPAMRQFQEQRLVRFTGDLANVLRWCSWAEIEPDSIIGCCFSNELVDAFPVHQFVIDRGKFKEIYVTMSEINGELNFVEVLGELSTPKIAEYFNELGLNFLGVKYPDGYRSEVNLAALDWLREASQRLKRGYLLTIDYGYEGDRYYAPSRHQGTLQCYYQHRYHDNPYILVGQQDITAHVNFTALERYGQQWGLENIGFTKQGLFLMALGLGDRIAAISTTPGLDIVTALQRREVLHQLIDPMGLGNFGVLAQSKGLTDQERDQKLTGFTMPPMGTF, encoded by the coding sequence ATGAGTAATCCTAATTTATGTGAAGAAATTGCCCGGAAAATTCAGGCAAGTGAGCAAAAAAGAATTTCTTTTGCTGAGTATATGAATTTAGCGCTGTATCATCCCGCTTATGGTTATTATACGACGGGGGCGGGAAAAATTGGCGCTGGGGGTGATTTTGCGACTTCTCCCCATTTATGCTCGGATTTCGGGGAAATGCTGGCGGAACAGTTTTGGCAAATGTGGCAAATTTTGGGCTGTCCGGTGCGGTTTCAATTGGTAGAAATGGGGGCAGGTCAGGGATTAATTGCGGGAGATGTGCTGGTTTATTTACAGTATAAATATCCCGATTTTTTTCAGTGTTTAGATTATGTTATTATAGAAAATTCTCCGGCGATGCGCCAGTTTCAAGAACAACGGTTAGTTCGGTTTACAGGCGATTTGGCGAATGTCCTCCGCTGGTGTTCTTGGGCAGAAATCGAACCGGATTCAATCATCGGTTGTTGTTTTTCTAATGAATTGGTCGATGCTTTTCCTGTGCATCAATTTGTTATAGATAGAGGGAAATTTAAGGAAATTTATGTGACTATGTCAGAAATTAATGGTGAACTAAATTTTGTGGAGGTATTGGGAGAACTTTCTACCCCAAAAATTGCCGAATATTTTAATGAGTTAGGGTTAAATTTTCTGGGAGTAAAGTACCCGGATGGCTATCGCAGTGAGGTGAATTTAGCGGCGTTAGATTGGTTAAGGGAAGCGAGCCAACGGTTAAAGCGGGGTTATTTGTTAACCATTGATTATGGCTATGAAGGCGATCGCTATTACGCCCCTTCTCGACATCAGGGAACTTTGCAATGTTATTATCAGCATCGCTACCATGACAATCCCTATATTTTAGTAGGCCAACAGGATATTACTGCCCATGTGAATTTTACCGCCTTGGAGCGTTATGGGCAGCAATGGGGTTTAGAAAATATCGGCTTTACTAAGCAAGGATTATTTTTAATGGCTTTGGGGCTGGGCGATCGCATTGCCGCCATATCCACCACTCCCGGACTGGATATTGTCACCGCATTACAACGGCGAGAAGTGCTGCATCAATTAATTGATCCAATGGGTCTGGGTAATTTTGGCGTCTTAGCACAAAGTAAAGGACTAACGGATCAAGAACGCGACCAAAAATTAACAGGTTTTACCATGCCACCAATGGGAACGTTTTAG
- a CDS encoding DUF4922 domain-containing protein translates to MTEQTLLCPELRPENILLKPGSLWSKIQFQTNYAISCGALQSIPTECELINQEGIDWIVRILANLVRKDKAKKKQQKKQQKTGKEFNPFLPYEQDLFVCDISPTHLCLLNKFNVVNHHLLIVTREFEDQENWLTWADFVAMWACLAEFDGLIFYNGGKIAGASQKHKHLQLVPLPLGTGRGKIPLEPLLPSANSPGSLLRIADLPFVNGFARMDPNWVNSPVDAAAPTLECYRTLLSAVGLLTEENQPSPQQSGPYNLLATREWMLIVPRSQEEFHGISINSLGFAGALLVRNAEQMQLLKETGPMTVLKKVAVPI, encoded by the coding sequence ATGACTGAACAAACATTATTGTGTCCAGAATTGCGTCCAGAAAATATCCTGCTAAAACCGGGCAGTTTATGGTCTAAAATTCAATTCCAAACCAACTATGCCATAAGTTGTGGGGCATTGCAATCAATTCCCACGGAATGCGAGTTAATCAATCAAGAGGGCATTGATTGGATCGTGAGAATTTTAGCCAACCTCGTCCGCAAAGATAAAGCCAAGAAAAAACAACAGAAAAAACAACAGAAAACCGGCAAAGAGTTTAACCCTTTTCTGCCTTATGAGCAAGATTTATTTGTCTGTGATATTTCTCCGACCCACTTATGTTTATTGAATAAATTTAATGTGGTTAACCATCACCTGCTGATTGTCACGCGAGAGTTTGAAGACCAGGAAAATTGGTTAACTTGGGCGGATTTTGTGGCAATGTGGGCTTGTTTAGCGGAATTTGATGGACTGATATTTTATAACGGCGGCAAAATCGCTGGGGCAAGTCAAAAACATAAGCATTTACAACTCGTCCCATTGCCCCTAGGGACAGGCAGAGGCAAAATTCCCCTGGAACCCCTATTGCCATCAGCCAATAGTCCAGGATCGCTCCTGCGAATCGCGGATTTGCCCTTTGTCAATGGGTTCGCCCGCATGGATCCTAACTGGGTCAATTCCCCCGTAGATGCCGCTGCCCCGACCCTGGAATGTTATCGCACCTTATTATCGGCAGTCGGCTTACTCACGGAAGAAAATCAGCCAAGTCCGCAGCAGTCTGGGCCTTACAATTTACTGGCAACAAGGGAATGGATGCTGATTGTGCCGCGATCGCAGGAAGAATTTCACGGCATCTCCATCAACTCCTTGGGCTTTGCGGGCGCCCTGCTGGTTCGCAACGCCGAACAAATGCAACTCCTCAAAGAAACCGGCCCCATGACGGTCTTAAAAAAGGTCGCCGTGCCCATTTAG
- a CDS encoding NAD(P)H-quinone oxidoreductase subunit H, which translates to MSMIETRTEPMILNMGPHHPSMHGVLRLIVTLDGEDVVDCEPVLGYLHRGMEKIAENRTNIMFVPYVSRWDYAAGMFNEAVTVNAPEKLADIPVPKRASYIRVIMLELNRIANHLLWLGPFLADVGAQTPFFYIFREREFIYDLWEAATGQRLINNNYFRIGGVAADLPYGWVDKCEDFCDYFDPKIDEYERLITDNPIFRRRIEGLGVITREEAINWGLSGPMLRASGVKWDLRKVDHYECYDDLDWEVQWAKEGDCLARYFVRIGEMRESVKIIRQALKNLPGGPYENLEAKRMAGGPKSEWSDFDYQFMGKKIAPTFKIPAGEHYVRIESGKGELGIYIIGDDNVFPWRWKIRAADFNNLQILPDLLRGNKVADIVAILGSIDVIMGSVDR; encoded by the coding sequence ATGTCAATGATTGAAACCAGAACCGAACCCATGATTCTCAACATGGGGCCACACCATCCCTCAATGCACGGGGTGTTGCGGTTAATTGTCACCCTGGATGGTGAGGATGTGGTGGATTGCGAGCCAGTCTTGGGCTATTTGCACCGAGGCATGGAAAAAATCGCCGAAAACCGCACCAACATCATGTTTGTTCCCTACGTCAGCCGCTGGGATTACGCAGCGGGGATGTTTAACGAAGCCGTCACCGTGAATGCACCAGAAAAACTGGCGGACATTCCCGTCCCCAAACGGGCCAGCTATATTCGGGTGATTATGCTGGAGTTAAACCGGATTGCCAATCACTTGCTGTGGTTAGGACCATTTTTGGCGGACGTGGGTGCCCAAACTCCATTTTTCTACATTTTCCGGGAGCGGGAATTCATCTACGATCTGTGGGAAGCCGCCACAGGTCAGCGCTTAATCAACAATAACTATTTCCGCATTGGTGGGGTTGCCGCCGATCTGCCTTATGGTTGGGTGGACAAATGCGAAGATTTTTGTGACTATTTCGACCCCAAAATCGATGAATACGAGCGCCTGATTACCGATAACCCCATTTTCCGTCGTCGGATTGAAGGACTCGGTGTGATTACTCGCGAAGAGGCGATCAACTGGGGACTGTCTGGGCCAATGCTGCGTGCTTCCGGGGTGAAATGGGATCTCCGCAAAGTAGACCACTATGAATGCTACGACGATCTGGACTGGGAAGTGCAATGGGCAAAAGAGGGCGATTGTTTAGCCCGTTATTTTGTGCGGATTGGGGAAATGCGGGAGTCGGTGAAAATTATTCGCCAAGCCCTGAAAAACCTTCCCGGCGGCCCCTACGAAAACTTAGAGGCGAAACGGATGGCAGGGGGGCCAAAATCTGAATGGAGTGATTTTGACTATCAGTTTATGGGTAAGAAAATTGCCCCCACGTTTAAAATTCCCGCTGGCGAACATTATGTGCGGATTGAAAGCGGCAAAGGGGAATTAGGGATCTATATTATCGGTGACGATAATGTGTTCCCCTGGCGGTGGAAGATTCGGGCGGCTGATTTTAATAATCTGCAAATCTTACCGGATTTATTGCGAGGAAATAAGGTGGCCGATATTGTGGCTATTCTCGGTAGTATCGATGTGATTATGGGTTCAGTCGATCGCTAA